A window of Cryptomeria japonica chromosome 3, Sugi_1.0, whole genome shotgun sequence contains these coding sequences:
- the LOC131873954 gene encoding uncharacterized protein LOC131873954, with the protein MEEVKKAVFSIGVDKSLSPDGFLTFFFQKIQEVVKDDILAMVKESREKRYISKDLNNTFIALIPKVMANRLKKLLPKIIFEEQTVFTPNRSIVDGIIIAHEAIHSVRTAKVERMLVKIDIKKAYDLVNREFVVQVLK; encoded by the exons ATGGAGGAAGTGAAAAAGGCTGTCTTCTCAATTGGTGTAGATAAATCTCTGAGTCCGGATGGATTCTTGACCttcttttttcaaaaaattcaggAAGTTGTAAAAGATGATATATTGGCTATGGTCAAGGAATCAAGAGAGAAACGATATATATCAAAGGACCTGAATAATACCTTTATTGCCCTGATCC CAAAAGTTATGGCCAACAGGCTGAAGAAATTACTCCCAAAAATTATCTTTGAGGAACAAACTGTCTTTACCCCTAATCGTTCTATTGTGGATGGAATTATCATTGCCCATGAGGCAATTCACTCGGTCAGAACTGCAAAGGTGGAGAGGATGCTGGTAAAGATTGATATCAAGAAAGCATATGATCTTGTTAATAGAGAGTTTGTGGTGCAGGTTTTGAAATAG